From a single Anabas testudineus chromosome 5, fAnaTes1.2, whole genome shotgun sequence genomic region:
- the inka1b gene encoding PAK4-inhibitor inka2, with product MRRQVTGLGTSLHTSTHEMLCLGNSTDCLRDQMQYMMRSLQDLKQISRPRPLSEPCVRSFAVTRLCKQRAQQEKLARLRVSDASEASTYDSACCLASPLEEEEDHQEHERLAQGSPSSEKSVDFDSGYSEASWQDEGVVLRRTRNVRVSSSACLRTNRGPSGRIRPKSTSDACLERWTSFEATDPEDWTTSLLSRSRNRQPLVLGDNSFADLIKNWMDLPECPEPAELKPSAGRRLAKDILVNMRKRLAGMSKSVEVRPRPASSTKVSRAAEAPKRMSCPVGLQALKPFFHQSHTGLHQLDSDFYQFTALMKTGSRQPIICNDIIGYI from the exons ATGCGAAG acAAGTAACAGGACTGGGAACTTCACTTCACACATCTACTCAcgaaatg CTGTGTTTAGGAAATTCGACTGACTGCCTACGCGACCAAATGCAGTACATGATGAGATCCTTGCAGGACCTGAAGCAGATAAGCAGGCCGAGGCCACTCAGTGAGCCGTGTGTTCGGTCTTTTGCCGTAACAAGGCTCTGCAAACAGCGGGCACAACAAGAGAAGCTCGCCCGTCTACGTGTTTCTGACGCGAGCGAGGCCAGCACGTACGACTCTGCATGCTGCCTGGCAAGCCCtttggaagaggaggaagatcaCCAGGAGCATGAGCGACTGGCACAAGGCTCCCCCAGCAGTGAAAAGAGTGTGGACTTCGACTCTGGTTATTCTGAAGCATCTTGGCAAGATGAGGGCGTGGTGCTGAGGAGGACCAGAAACGTGAGAGTCTCCTCTTCTGCCTGCCTCCGCACAAACAGAGGACCTTCTGGTCGCATTCGGCCCAAATCAACCTCGGACGCTTGTCTAGAACGTTGGACTTCATTCGAGGCCACAGACCCAGAGGACTGGACAACATCGCTGCTGAGCCGCAGCAGGAACAGACAACCCCTGGTTCTGGGAGACAACAGCTTTGCTGACCTAATAAAGAACTGGATGGACCTACCAGAGTGTCCTGAGCCAGCAGAACTGAAGCCCAGTGCAGGCCGACGTCTTGCCAAAGACATTTTAGTCAATATGCGAAAGAGATTGGCAGGGATGTCGAAAAGCGTGGAAGTGAGGCCAAGGCCAGCAAGCTCCACTAAAGTCAGCAGGGCTGCAGAGGCTCCCAAACGAATGTCCTGTCCTGTGGGACTCCAGGCTCTAAAGCCTTTCTTTCACCAGTCCCACACAGGCCTGCATCAGCTGGACTCTGACTTCTACCAGTTCACTGCTCTCATGAAGACTGGCAGCCGACAACCCATCATATGTAACGACATTATTGGATACATTTGA